In bacterium, the sequence AAATGTTTGAAAGCCATGCGGGCAGCAGATGGGAAATGGGAGGCGAAAGCCCGGCGTGCCCCCACCCAGCGGCCGGCCTGGCTCAGAACGGGTTCTCGCCCAGGTATGTCAGGCCAGAGGGCTGGTTGTAGCCGAGCTGGTCCACGCCCAGCAGGCGCACCGCGTCGAACAGGCTCCGGCCCGCGTGGCTGAACGCCACCGCCGTGTGGTGCGGGAAATGACCGCCGATCAGCACGTGACGGTAGAAGCGCGCCATCTGCGGCACCGCGATCACCCCTATCCCACCGAACGACTGCGGGTCCATCTCCAGCACCTC encodes:
- a CDS encoding fucose isomerase, which produces EVLEMDPQSFGGIGVIAVPQMARFYRHVLIGGHFPHHTAVAFSHAGRSLFDAVRLLGVDQLGYNQPSGLTYLGENPF